The nucleotide sequence TTGGAACAGAATCCTGACTGGCAATAAAAAGACTGTCACATGCATACGTTTTTTCTCATAGGTTAAATTGGTTATAAAGCGGCTCTTGTCGTTCGGGAGCCGCTTTTTTGTTTTCACCAAGCCTGAATTAAAAATTATCCGAACTTGTAACGGTTTTTAATTCGCCTATTTTCACCTCGCGGGTAAAGGTACCTCACTCATACGGGCAATTCGGCGTGGAATTATCCGAGCCCGAACGCGATTCATCCATTGAGCCTCTAAAATCAACGCAACTGTATTCATGAAACGACTGATCTTTCTTTTCTTGCTTTCCAGTCCATTCGCCCTGGCGCAAAAGCCCGCTACGGTATTCGTCGAAGCCGAAAGTTTCGACAATAAAGGCGGCTGGTCCATCGACCAGCAGTTTATGGATGTGATGGGTTCTTCCTTCCTGATGGCCCACGGCATGGGCCGCCCGGTGGAAAACGCCAGCACGACTGTCACGTTTCCCGAAACCGGCACGTACAAAGTGTACGTTCGCACCCGCAACTGGACCGCCCAATGGTCGGATAAGGATGCGGCCGGACAATTTCAATTACTGATCAATGACAAGCCGCTCGCCAAAACATTCGGCAAAGACAACGGCAAGTGGAATTGGTCCGACGGCGGAACGGTGAAAATCACGCAGAAAGAGAATAAGATCGCCCTGAAAGATCTGACGGGCTTCAATGGCCGTTGCGATGCCATTATTTTCACCAGCGATCCCAATTTCAAACCCATCGAGGATAAGGAAAAGCTAACCGAGTACCGCAACGCGTATTTCGGTTTTGACAAGAATCCCAAGAACGCAGGTAGCTTCGACTTCGTGGTGGTAGGCGGTGGCATGGCGGGTACTTGCTCTGCCATCTCAGCCGCCCGAAAAGGTGTGAAGGTAGCCTTGATCCAGAATCGCCCCGTTCTGGGCGGTAACAATAGCTCCGAAGTACGGGTCCACCTGGGCGGGCGGATTAACCTGGAACCCTACCCGGCGCTGGGAAACCTCGTCAATGAAATCGGTCCTTCGGAGGGAGGAAACGCCCAGCCGAAAGAATATTACGAGGACGACAAGAAAATGGCAGCCGTTCTGGCCGAACCCAACATTTCGCTCTTCCTGAACTACCACGCCAACAAAGTGGATACTAAGGGAGGTAAAATAGAAAAGGTATATGCCACCAACATCGAAACAGGAGAGAAGGTGTACTTTGAAGCGCCCCTCTTTGCCGATTGCACCGGCGATGGTACCATTGGCTTCCTGGCCGGGGCCGAGTACATGACTGGCCGCGAAAGCCGCGATGTCTACGGAGAAAAAACGGCGCCCGAAGTAGCCGACAACCTGACGATGGGCGCCTCGGTGCAATGGTTTTCGGAGAAGCTCGATCATCCCGTTTCTTTCCCCGATATACAATGGGGACTACCCTGGAACGAAGCCAAAGCCGAGGAAATCACCAAGGGCGACTGGGAATGGGAAACGGGCATGGGCCTGGATATGACGATGGATTTCGAGCAAATCCGCGATTACGGGATGCTGGCGGTCTATTCCAACTGGTCGTATCTGAAAAACCATGCTGCCAATAAGGAGAAGTTTGCCCATGATGCGCTCAAATGGGTTGCTTACGTGGCAGGAAAGCGCGAATCCAGACGCTTGAAAGGAGACTATGTACTCATCGAGCAGGATCTGACCGACCAGCGCGTGTATCCCGACGGAACTGCCCCTACTTCCTGGACCATCGACCTACACTATCCCGATCCCGAAAACTCCAAGCTTTTCCCCGGTGCGGCCTTTAAGTCCATCGCCAAGCATATCAAAATCTACCCGTACCCCATTCCATTTCGCTGTCTGTATTCCAAAAACATCGACAATCTGATGATGGCGGGACGTGACATCAGCGTGTCGCACGTGGCGTTGGGTACCGTGCGCCTGATGCGTACGACGGGTATGATGGGCGAAGTACTTGGGATGGCCGCCGCCATTTGCAAGGAAGAGAAAACTACCCCCAGGGGAGTGTACCAAAATTATTTCCCGAAGCTGGAAGCGATGATGATCGAAGGGGTAGGTGATCCGACTTTACCCAGAGAGCAGGACTACAACCTGGGAGGTACCTTGATGGAAGTTGTAAAATGAAGCTTGTCATTTCTGTTTTGATGGCAGTCGTGGGCTTGTTTACGTATCTGGTGAACAAGCCTGGCCCTGCCTTTGAGATAGAAACGAATAATGGCGGATCTTTCGAGGTGGAGGAAGTACGCTGGGGCGATAAGCTGGAAAAGTACTCGGCCAATATCATGGCTCCGGTATGTGAAGAAGGGATCTGCTACAACGTGAACGTTATTTTTAACTGGAATCTGATCGGCGAGTTCATCGACTACCAGACCCAACCCTACGACCCGCTGACCAAGCTGGACCACAAACCCTTTACGCTGGCGGATTATGCCAAACTCCAAAGTATCCTGACCAATCACGACCTGATTTTTACGGGACTTCCGGCGCATGAGTTGGTAGTGAAGGCCGATGAAACCGTAGACGGCTACTCGGGTGCTACCATTGAGGCCATCAAAGACGAAGTGATCGACGGGGCGCTTTTTACCTGTTACACGCTGTGGCACATCGCCAACGGGGCCGTCGTAGACTCGATTCGCCAGCATACCCAGCGGCAGCTTGATAAAGCGATGATTGCGAAAATTATCGGTTATAACACCGCTTCGGCAAACTACTATCTGATCGACCATTTGTCGGAAGCTCAGTTTGAGCAAAATCTGCCGGAGATCATTGAGTTGGTACGAACGGGGAAGGGGTACTTTCCTAAAAACGCCGTCGAGAAAATTCCCGAAAAATTGTTTGCCCGGAAGGAGATGCAGGATTTTCTGATTCAAAACTACGATTCGCTCTCTTATTATACCCAGGTAGCGGCCCTGAATAAATTACAAAAGGTACCCCTGCAAAAGGGTTTGAGTGACAAACTCCTCACGCAAATCAGCGACCGAAACAGTATCCAGAATCAAAAGATCATCGCTTTGATTATCAAGAATGACGATCGGGATACAATCAAAAAAATGATCGGTGATTTGATTGAAAAAAAAATTAAGCTCTCGGCGGCCAACTACCAGTTACTCCAAAACTATAAGGTACCTGGGATTGAAGCTTTGGAAAAAATATAAGACGAAAAGGCCGCGCCAGTGGCAATTGGTTTTTCACAACCACGATACACAAAGACCTAATGATCAATAGACGATTCTTTTTTCTGACTTTTCTTTTAGCAGCGGGTTTTGTGACTTTGGTGCAGGGACAAAAATCTGTCCAATTGGCCAACGACCACCTACGCATTCAGTGGCACAATACCTCCCGGGGATGGCAAATTCAAAAGGTTGCCATTCGAAAAAATAACAAATGGGATACCCAACTCACGCCCTCAGGTGAGTACACCCTGATCTATTCCGAAACAAAACCTTCTGACCAGGCCGCCCAAACTTTTGAGAAAAGTACGGGGGGGACTTTTCCCGAAGAAAACTACCATTATCAGCAGAAGCAGTGGCAGGAAAGTACCACCGCCGTGGCGCTGAATACGGCGGGCAAAGCCTACCATTTCTTCCCGACTACGGAAAAAATGGTGGACAAAAACCACCTTCAGTTCACCTCAGAAACCGAAGTAGCTACCCTGACTACCGACTGGAAGC is from Salmonirosea aquatica and encodes:
- a CDS encoding FAD-dependent oxidoreductase, whose translation is MKRLIFLFLLSSPFALAQKPATVFVEAESFDNKGGWSIDQQFMDVMGSSFLMAHGMGRPVENASTTVTFPETGTYKVYVRTRNWTAQWSDKDAAGQFQLLINDKPLAKTFGKDNGKWNWSDGGTVKITQKENKIALKDLTGFNGRCDAIIFTSDPNFKPIEDKEKLTEYRNAYFGFDKNPKNAGSFDFVVVGGGMAGTCSAISAARKGVKVALIQNRPVLGGNNSSEVRVHLGGRINLEPYPALGNLVNEIGPSEGGNAQPKEYYEDDKKMAAVLAEPNISLFLNYHANKVDTKGGKIEKVYATNIETGEKVYFEAPLFADCTGDGTIGFLAGAEYMTGRESRDVYGEKTAPEVADNLTMGASVQWFSEKLDHPVSFPDIQWGLPWNEAKAEEITKGDWEWETGMGLDMTMDFEQIRDYGMLAVYSNWSYLKNHAANKEKFAHDALKWVAYVAGKRESRRLKGDYVLIEQDLTDQRVYPDGTAPTSWTIDLHYPDPENSKLFPGAAFKSIAKHIKIYPYPIPFRCLYSKNIDNLMMAGRDISVSHVALGTVRLMRTTGMMGEVLGMAAAICKEEKTTPRGVYQNYFPKLEAMMIEGVGDPTLPREQDYNLGGTLMEVVK